The Streptomyces sp. NBC_01255 genome window below encodes:
- a CDS encoding SigE family RNA polymerase sigma factor, with protein sequence MTPPPSGPVCTGASKAALGHVPYPSFSSYVRARGPVLLRTARSLTANPCDAEDLLQTALTKTFVAWERIEDHRALDGYVRRALLNTRTSQWRKRKVDEFACEELPEPTGLPEPDPADRQVLHDAMWRAVMKLPERQRQMVVLRYYEDLSEAQTAEVLGVSVGTVKSAVSRALGKLREDPELTPVR encoded by the coding sequence ATGACTCCGCCACCCTCTGGCCCCGTCTGCACCGGCGCCTCGAAGGCCGCCCTCGGCCACGTGCCGTACCCGTCGTTCTCCTCGTACGTGCGGGCACGTGGTCCCGTGCTGCTGCGGACGGCCCGCTCCCTGACCGCCAACCCCTGCGACGCCGAGGACCTCCTCCAGACCGCGCTCACCAAGACCTTCGTCGCCTGGGAGCGCATCGAGGACCACCGCGCCCTGGACGGCTATGTCCGCCGCGCCCTGCTGAACACCCGTACGTCGCAGTGGCGCAAGCGCAAGGTCGACGAGTTCGCCTGCGAGGAGCTGCCGGAGCCGACCGGCCTCCCGGAGCCCGACCCGGCAGACCGCCAGGTGCTGCACGACGCGATGTGGCGCGCGGTGATGAAGCTGCCGGAGCGCCAGCGCCAGATGGTGGTCCTGCGGTACTACGAGGACCTCAGCGAGGCCCAGACCGCCGAGGTGCTCGGCGTCTCGGTCGGCACGGTCAAGAGTGCGGTGTCCCGGGCGCTCGGCAAGCTCCGCGAGGACCCGGAGCTGACCCCCGTACGGTAG
- a CDS encoding DUF1906 domain-containing protein has translation MNTNAPPPHPAPLPAASLPSVRPPHARSAPSPGARAVVTALAVAAVAGAALVTGPTSVSARASAPVPAAPVPAAPVPVAPVPAAPASAPRFAGKAFDTCEAPSLAVMKAWLASPYRAVGVYFGGRGRGCPTQKELNPAWVASAHAMGWRLLPLFVGSQAPCVYSAAKRPYAIGTSPWSQGVREAGEAVRAARALGIGTSSPLYLDIEAFQVEDTRCAATTLSFVRAWNREVRRLGYLPGYYSSAETGIRHIEGERKAGTEDLPSVLWFARWRGVPALYAEASLHPEAWMPHARIHQYAGNVAESYGGRRMLIDRNAVDAPVARVTTPGT, from the coding sequence ATGAACACAAACGCACCACCCCCGCACCCCGCCCCGCTTCCGGCCGCCTCGCTCCCGTCAGTCCGCCCGCCGCACGCACGGTCCGCGCCGTCTCCCGGGGCGCGGGCCGTGGTCACCGCCCTGGCGGTGGCGGCGGTGGCCGGCGCCGCTCTCGTCACGGGCCCGACGTCGGTCAGCGCCCGGGCCTCGGCTCCCGTCCCTGCCGCGCCCGTCCCTGCTGCTCCCGTCCCTGTCGCTCCCGTCCCTGCCGCGCCCGCGTCCGCGCCGCGTTTCGCGGGCAAGGCCTTCGACACCTGTGAGGCGCCGTCCCTCGCGGTGATGAAGGCCTGGCTCGCGTCCCCGTACCGGGCCGTCGGGGTCTACTTCGGGGGCCGGGGCAGGGGCTGTCCCACCCAGAAGGAGCTGAACCCCGCCTGGGTGGCCTCCGCCCACGCCATGGGCTGGCGGCTGCTGCCGCTCTTCGTCGGCTCCCAGGCGCCGTGCGTCTACTCCGCCGCGAAGCGGCCGTACGCCATCGGCACAAGCCCCTGGAGCCAGGGCGTCCGGGAGGCGGGCGAGGCAGTGCGGGCGGCGCGGGCCCTGGGGATCGGCACGAGCAGCCCGCTGTACCTGGACATCGAGGCCTTCCAGGTGGAGGACACACGCTGCGCGGCCACCACGCTCTCCTTCGTCCGCGCCTGGAACCGGGAGGTGCGGCGCCTCGGCTACCTGCCCGGCTACTACAGCAGTGCCGAGACCGGGATCCGGCACATCGAGGGGGAGCGGAAGGCGGGTACGGAGGACCTGCCGTCCGTGCTGTGGTTCGCGCGCTGGCGGGGCGTGCCCGCGCTGTACGCGGAGGCGTCGCTGCACCCGGAGGCCTGGATGCCGCACGCCCGGATCCATCAGTACGCGGGCAACGTCGCCGAGTCGTACGGAGGACGCCGGATGCTGATCGACCGCAACGCGGTGGACGCGCCCGTCGCCCGTGTCACGACGCCCGGCACCTGA
- a CDS encoding lipid-transfer protein → MSVRTRDSLGGRAAVVGIGATEFSKDSGRSELSLAAEAVRAALDDAGLAPGDVDGLVTFTMDTNPEITVAQAAGIGELSFFSRVHYGGGAACATVQQAALAVASGVAEVVVCYRAFNERSGRRFGSGVQQREPSAEGAALGWQLPFGLLTPASWVAMAAQRYLHTYGLTPDAFGHVAVTDRRHAARNPAAYFHGKPITLADHAASRWIVEPLRLLDCCQETDGGQAIVVTSVERARDLPRPPAVILAAAQGAGRKQEAMTSFYRDQLTGLPEMGVVARQLWRTAGLTPDDIDVAILYDHFTPFVLMQLEEFGFCGPGEAADFVAADAIPLNTHGGQLGEAYLHGMNGIAEAVRQLRGTSVNQIPGAARTLVTAGTGVPTSGLILGADG, encoded by the coding sequence ATGAGCGTCCGTACCAGGGACAGCCTCGGCGGGCGGGCGGCCGTCGTCGGCATCGGGGCGACGGAGTTCTCCAAGGACTCGGGCCGCAGCGAACTCTCCCTCGCCGCCGAGGCGGTACGGGCCGCCCTCGACGACGCCGGGCTGGCCCCCGGCGATGTCGACGGCCTGGTCACCTTCACCATGGACACCAACCCCGAGATCACCGTCGCCCAGGCCGCCGGCATCGGCGAGCTGTCCTTCTTCTCCCGCGTGCACTACGGCGGCGGGGCCGCCTGTGCCACTGTCCAGCAGGCCGCGCTCGCCGTCGCGAGCGGCGTCGCCGAAGTCGTCGTCTGCTACCGGGCGTTCAACGAGCGCTCCGGGCGCCGCTTCGGCTCCGGCGTCCAGCAGCGCGAGCCCTCCGCCGAGGGCGCCGCGCTCGGCTGGCAGCTGCCCTTCGGGCTCCTCACCCCGGCCTCCTGGGTCGCGATGGCCGCCCAGCGGTACCTCCACACCTACGGGCTGACCCCGGACGCCTTCGGGCACGTCGCCGTCACCGACCGGCGGCACGCGGCCCGCAACCCCGCCGCGTACTTCCACGGGAAGCCGATCACCCTCGCCGACCACGCCGCCTCGCGCTGGATCGTCGAGCCGCTGCGGCTCCTCGACTGCTGCCAGGAGACGGACGGCGGCCAGGCGATCGTCGTCACCTCCGTCGAGCGCGCCCGCGACCTGCCGCGGCCCCCCGCCGTGATCCTGGCGGCGGCGCAGGGCGCCGGACGGAAGCAGGAGGCCATGACCAGCTTCTACCGGGACCAGTTGACCGGGCTGCCGGAGATGGGCGTGGTAGCCCGGCAGCTCTGGCGGACCGCCGGCCTCACCCCGGACGACATCGACGTGGCCATCCTCTACGACCACTTCACACCGTTCGTGCTGATGCAGTTGGAGGAGTTCGGCTTCTGCGGTCCGGGAGAGGCGGCGGACTTCGTCGCGGCCGACGCCATCCCGCTGAACACCCACGGCGGTCAGCTCGGCGAGGCCTATCTGCACGGCATGAACGGCATCGCGGAAGCGGTGCGCCAACTGCGCGGCACGTCCGTGAACCAGATACCCGGCGCGGCCCGGACCCTGGTCACGGCGGGCACGGGGGTTCCCACGTCCGGGTTGATCCTGGGCGCGGACGGCTGA
- a CDS encoding MaoC family dehydratase — MKPGDELPPLSIPITRTLIVAGAVASRDYQDVHHDAELAREKGSPDIFMNILTTNGLVGRYITDHFGPRAVLRRVAIRLGAPNYPGDTMTLTGTVTEVAGDTATVRVVGANDLGHHVTATVTVTVEVAR; from the coding sequence ATGAAGCCCGGGGACGAGCTGCCGCCGCTGTCGATCCCGATCACCCGCACCCTGATCGTCGCCGGGGCCGTGGCCTCCCGCGACTACCAGGACGTCCACCACGACGCCGAACTGGCCCGGGAGAAGGGCTCCCCGGACATCTTCATGAACATCCTCACGACCAACGGACTCGTGGGCCGGTACATCACCGACCATTTCGGCCCCCGTGCGGTCCTCCGCAGGGTCGCCATCCGGCTCGGCGCCCCCAACTACCCCGGGGACACGATGACCCTGACCGGGACGGTCACCGAGGTGGCCGGGGACACGGCCACGGTCCGGGTCGTCGGGGCCAACGACCTGGGACACCATGTCACCGCGACGGTCACCGTCACCGTGGAGGTGGCGCGATGA
- a CDS encoding acyl-CoA dehydrogenase family protein produces MDFTPTEEQEAARDLAARIFGDLATHERLAAAGTGSDAELWKALCAAGLPGAVEETGLLGLVLLLEEQGRRTAQVPLAASCVYGILAVARHGTEEQRARLLPGLRDGTTVVTGAFPATGGVAAREGRLSGAADWVPWLRDATHVLVPDAERGLWLVRTEDAARTETVELTAPWSAGRLVLDGAAGERLGTGPGAYADVLAAARVAFAGLQAGVCAGSLARAVEYTSVREQFGRPLSTHQAVQLRAADAHMDTEAIRVTAYEAAWRHDEGLDATEAALTAAWWASEAGKRVVHTGQHLHGGMGADLDHPVHRHFLWGRQLDAYLGCGTELLAELGDLLAKGDLS; encoded by the coding sequence ATGGACTTCACCCCCACCGAGGAGCAGGAAGCCGCCCGGGACCTGGCCGCGCGGATCTTCGGCGACCTCGCCACCCACGAGCGGCTCGCGGCCGCCGGAACCGGCAGCGACGCCGAGCTGTGGAAGGCCCTCTGCGCGGCCGGCCTTCCCGGCGCCGTCGAGGAGACCGGGCTGCTGGGCCTCGTCCTTCTCCTGGAGGAGCAGGGGCGCAGGACCGCACAGGTACCGCTCGCCGCGAGCTGTGTCTACGGGATCCTCGCCGTCGCCCGGCACGGCACGGAGGAGCAGCGCGCCCGGCTCCTGCCGGGCCTCCGCGACGGTACGACGGTGGTGACGGGCGCGTTCCCCGCGACCGGCGGGGTCGCGGCGCGCGAGGGGCGGCTCAGCGGGGCCGCCGACTGGGTGCCGTGGCTCAGGGACGCGACCCACGTCCTCGTACCGGACGCGGAGCGCGGACTGTGGCTCGTCCGCACCGAGGACGCGGCCCGGACCGAGACCGTCGAGCTCACCGCGCCCTGGTCCGCGGGGCGGCTCGTGCTCGACGGGGCGGCGGGGGAGCGGCTGGGGACCGGCCCCGGCGCCTACGCGGACGTGCTGGCCGCCGCCCGGGTCGCCTTCGCCGGGCTCCAGGCGGGGGTGTGCGCGGGGTCCCTCGCCAGGGCCGTGGAGTACACCTCCGTACGCGAGCAGTTCGGGCGCCCGCTCTCCACCCACCAGGCGGTCCAGCTGCGCGCCGCGGACGCCCACATGGACACCGAGGCCATCCGGGTCACGGCCTACGAGGCGGCCTGGCGCCACGACGAGGGCCTGGACGCCACCGAGGCCGCCCTGACCGCCGCCTGGTGGGCGTCCGAGGCGGGCAAACGGGTCGTGCACACCGGGCAGCACCTCCACGGCGGCATGGGCGCCGACCTCGACCACCCCGTCCACCGGCACTTCCTGTGGGGCCGGCAGCTCGACGCCTATCTGGGCTGCGGCACCGAACTCCTCGCCGAACTCGGCGACCTGCTCGCGAAGGGAGACCTGTCATGA
- a CDS encoding bifunctional MaoC family dehydratase N-terminal/OB-fold nucleic acid binding domain-containing protein, whose amino-acid sequence MSGTEAAPGAVPDEFYERLAAYEGKSAATAGIGKDPVNLPMIRHWCEAMGDAHPAYEGPGAVAPPTMLQAWTMGGLSGHSERSGAYDELSALLDAAGYTSVVATDCEQEYLKPLRPGDAITFDAVIESVSPRKTTKLGTGHFVTTRMDVRADGELAGTHRFRILKYAPAGRPPKPDRRTPEPAAAAPRRPRPVVNRDNAGFWEGVAAHRLLIQRCGDCASLRLPWLPGCAECGSPEWDTVEASGAGTVYSYVVMHHPPFPAFDPPYAVGLIELTEGVRMISNVVGVPYDKVRIGMPVRLEFQRVDDELELPVFRAGGES is encoded by the coding sequence ATGAGCGGTACGGAGGCGGCACCGGGCGCGGTGCCGGACGAGTTCTACGAGCGGCTCGCCGCCTACGAGGGGAAGTCCGCCGCCACCGCCGGGATCGGCAAGGACCCGGTCAACCTGCCCATGATCCGGCACTGGTGCGAGGCCATGGGCGATGCCCACCCGGCGTACGAAGGGCCAGGGGCGGTCGCGCCACCGACCATGCTCCAGGCATGGACCATGGGCGGCCTCTCCGGGCACAGCGAGCGCTCCGGGGCGTACGACGAGCTGTCCGCGCTCCTCGACGCCGCCGGGTACACCTCGGTCGTCGCCACCGACTGCGAGCAGGAGTACCTCAAGCCCCTGCGGCCGGGGGACGCGATCACCTTCGACGCCGTCATCGAGTCCGTGTCGCCGCGCAAGACGACCAAGCTCGGCACCGGGCACTTCGTCACGACCCGGATGGACGTCCGGGCGGACGGCGAGCTCGCCGGCACCCACCGCTTCCGGATCCTCAAGTACGCGCCCGCCGGGCGCCCGCCGAAGCCCGACCGGCGGACCCCGGAGCCCGCCGCCGCGGCGCCCCGGCGGCCGCGCCCGGTCGTCAACCGGGACAACGCCGGATTCTGGGAGGGCGTGGCCGCGCACCGGCTGCTCATCCAGCGCTGCGGCGACTGCGCGAGCCTGCGTCTCCCCTGGCTGCCGGGGTGCGCCGAGTGCGGCTCGCCGGAGTGGGACACGGTCGAGGCGAGCGGCGCCGGGACCGTCTACTCGTACGTGGTGATGCACCACCCGCCCTTCCCGGCCTTCGACCCTCCTTACGCGGTCGGGCTGATCGAGCTGACCGAGGGCGTACGGATGATCAGCAACGTGGTGGGTGTGCCGTACGACAAGGTCCGGATCGGGATGCCGGTGCGGCTGGAGTTCCAGCGGGTCGACGACGAGCTGGAGCTCCCCGTCTTCCGCGCGGGAGGGGAGAGCTGA
- a CDS encoding acyl-CoA dehydrogenase family protein, which yields MHLAPTERQLRLRAELRAYFREVMPEGPPPPGDTAAQRRLLRRIGADGLLGLGWPEEYGGQGRGPDEQFVFFDEAYRAGAPVSMVTLNTVGPTLMKYGTDEQKAYLLPRILRGETVFAIGYSEPEAGTDLASLRTRAVRDGEGDGADWLIDGQKIFTSNAQNADWIWLACRTDPAASPHRGISIVLVPTDAPGFSWTPIATVGGLTTTATYYDGIRVPAGNLVGPEHGGWGLITEQLNHERVALAAIGMQAEDFFAAALDRARTPDLVTGRRRIDEPWIRIRAAEAHARLAATRLLNWRLVGDVGAGRLAPGDASGVKFAGTESAVEVYRICQEIAGGAGTVRAGSPGEFDGGELERMNRAAQINTFGGGVSEVQREIVARMRLGMKGRGRR from the coding sequence GTGCACCTCGCCCCGACCGAGCGGCAGCTGCGGCTGCGCGCCGAACTCCGCGCGTACTTCCGCGAGGTGATGCCCGAAGGACCGCCTCCCCCCGGCGATACCGCCGCCCAGCGCCGGCTGCTCCGCCGGATCGGCGCCGACGGGCTGCTCGGCCTCGGCTGGCCCGAGGAGTACGGCGGGCAGGGGCGCGGCCCCGACGAGCAGTTCGTCTTCTTCGACGAGGCCTACCGGGCGGGCGCCCCCGTCTCCATGGTCACCCTCAACACCGTCGGGCCCACCCTCATGAAGTACGGGACCGACGAGCAGAAGGCCTACCTCCTGCCCCGGATCCTGCGCGGCGAGACCGTCTTCGCCATCGGCTACAGCGAGCCCGAGGCCGGTACGGACCTCGCCTCCCTGCGGACCCGGGCGGTACGGGACGGGGAGGGCGACGGCGCGGACTGGCTGATCGACGGGCAGAAGATCTTCACCTCCAACGCCCAGAACGCCGACTGGATCTGGCTCGCCTGCCGCACCGACCCCGCCGCGTCGCCGCACCGGGGCATCTCCATCGTCCTCGTCCCCACCGACGCGCCCGGTTTCTCCTGGACCCCGATCGCGACCGTCGGCGGGCTGACGACGACCGCCACCTACTACGACGGGATACGGGTCCCCGCCGGGAACCTCGTCGGACCGGAGCACGGCGGCTGGGGACTGATCACCGAGCAGCTCAACCACGAGCGGGTCGCGCTCGCCGCGATCGGCATGCAGGCAGAGGACTTTTTCGCGGCGGCGCTCGACCGGGCGCGTACCCCCGATCTGGTGACGGGCAGGCGCCGCATTGACGAGCCGTGGATACGGATTCGGGCCGCCGAAGCGCATGCCCGGCTGGCGGCAACGCGCCTGCTCAACTGGCGTTTGGTGGGGGACGTGGGGGCCGGCCGACTGGCCCCGGGGGACGCGAGCGGCGTGAAGTTCGCGGGAACCGAATCGGCGGTCGAGGTGTATCGAATATGTCAGGAGATCGCGGGCGGGGCGGGGACGGTGCGAGCGGGATCGCCGGGGGAGTTCGACGGCGGCGAGCTGGAGCGCATGAACCGGGCCGCGCAGATCAACACCTTCGGGGGAGGGGTGAGCGAGGTGCAGCGCGAGATCGTCGCGAGGATGCGGCTCGGCATGAAGGGGAGGGGGCGGCGATGA
- a CDS encoding O-acetyl-ADP-ribose deacetylase, whose amino-acid sequence MVRIVLVQGDITAEAADAVVNAANSSLLGGGGVDGAIHRKGGPEILAACQDLRRSHYGKGLPTGRAVATTAGRLPARHVIHTVGPVWSRDEDRSALLASCYRESLRVADELGDRTVAFPAVSTGIYGWPMEDGARIAVETVRAARTEVEEVRFVLFDAGAYAAFEAAVGSQDLP is encoded by the coding sequence GTGGTGCGGATCGTGCTCGTTCAGGGGGACATCACGGCCGAGGCGGCGGACGCGGTGGTCAACGCCGCGAACTCGTCGCTGCTCGGGGGCGGCGGCGTCGACGGGGCCATCCACCGGAAGGGCGGGCCGGAGATCCTCGCCGCCTGCCAGGATCTGCGGCGCTCCCACTACGGCAAGGGGCTGCCGACCGGCCGGGCCGTGGCGACGACCGCGGGGCGGTTGCCGGCCCGGCATGTGATCCACACCGTGGGGCCGGTCTGGTCGCGGGACGAGGACCGGTCGGCGCTGCTGGCCTCCTGCTATCGCGAATCCCTGCGGGTCGCGGACGAGTTGGGGGACCGCACGGTCGCGTTCCCGGCCGTCTCCACCGGGATCTACGGCTGGCCGATGGAGGACGGGGCCAGGATCGCGGTGGAGACCGTACGGGCGGCCCGTACCGAGGTGGAGGAAGTGCGGTTCGTGCTGTTCGACGCGGGGGCGTATGCGGCCTTCGAGGCGGCGGTCGGCAGTCAGGATCTTCCGTAG
- a CDS encoding MHYT domain-containing protein: MLTGLGVAGMHYLGMAAVSVQVDDASHTAEGSSLLNVLPMLVGPLIFLVLAAAVVMFDPLLIMGDDEPRRPAHRKGPRAGEFGEFSASRIDIGISGLSGISGMP; the protein is encoded by the coding sequence CTGCTCACCGGGCTCGGCGTCGCCGGCATGCACTACCTGGGCATGGCCGCGGTCAGCGTCCAGGTCGACGACGCGTCGCACACGGCCGAGGGTTCCTCGCTCCTGAACGTGCTGCCGATGCTCGTCGGCCCGCTGATCTTCCTCGTCCTGGCCGCCGCCGTCGTGATGTTCGATCCGCTGCTGATCATGGGCGACGACGAGCCGCGCCGCCCGGCGCACCGGAAGGGCCCGCGGGCCGGCGAGTTCGGTGAGTTCAGCGCCTCGCGGATCGACATCGGGATATCAGGGTTATCGGGGATATCGGGGATGCCGTGA
- a CDS encoding S1C family serine protease, protein MSTENEGTAVPADPTAPSAPPTPPAPPTPPVPPAPPAAPTEAVTTEAPTPAQAAAPAPAPAPAPEPATVAAPAPPAPVAAGAAGGWPPPPPAVPAWGAPVPPVPVAPQAPRKRTGGIVAAVLVAALVAGGVGGGIGYWAAQRGDEGTGSTTVSSGEAPASFKRDPGTVAAVAAKALPSVVTIQAKSGASQGESESEGGTGTGFVYDQEGHIVTNNHVVASAAEGGTLSVTFSDGKTYDAEVVGRAQGYDVAVLKLTNAPKGLKPLPLGNSDQVAVGDSTIAIGAPFGLSNTVTTGIISAKNRPVASGDGSGGGNSYMSALQTDASINPGNSGGPLLDASGAVIGINSAIQSTGNGFGQSQAGSIGLGFAIPVNQAKNVAQQLIKTGKPVYPVIGATVNMTEQGEGATIAAQGSGGTASVTPNGPAAKAGLKAGDVITGFGGHAIDSGPALISEIWTHKPGDSVKITYERDGKTATATVTLGERTGDS, encoded by the coding sequence GTGAGCACCGAGAACGAGGGCACGGCGGTTCCGGCGGACCCGACTGCCCCGTCCGCCCCTCCGACGCCGCCCGCCCCTCCGACGCCTCCCGTACCTCCGGCCCCGCCGGCGGCGCCGACCGAGGCGGTGACGACGGAGGCGCCGACGCCTGCCCAGGCAGCGGCCCCCGCCCCCGCCCCCGCACCGGCTCCCGAGCCGGCGACCGTCGCGGCTCCCGCGCCGCCCGCCCCCGTGGCGGCAGGCGCGGCCGGTGGCTGGCCCCCGCCGCCGCCGGCCGTACCGGCCTGGGGCGCGCCGGTCCCGCCCGTACCCGTCGCTCCCCAGGCACCTCGCAAGCGGACCGGCGGCATCGTGGCGGCCGTCCTGGTCGCGGCGCTCGTCGCGGGCGGTGTCGGCGGCGGCATCGGCTACTGGGCGGCCCAGCGCGGCGACGAGGGCACCGGCTCGACGACGGTCTCCTCGGGCGAGGCACCGGCCTCGTTCAAGCGCGACCCGGGGACGGTCGCCGCGGTCGCGGCGAAGGCGCTGCCGAGCGTGGTCACGATCCAGGCGAAGTCCGGCGCTTCGCAGGGCGAGAGCGAGAGCGAGGGCGGCACGGGCACCGGCTTCGTCTACGACCAGGAAGGCCACATCGTCACCAACAACCACGTGGTGGCGTCGGCGGCGGAGGGCGGCACGCTCTCCGTGACCTTCTCCGACGGCAAGACGTACGACGCGGAGGTCGTCGGCCGGGCCCAGGGGTACGACGTGGCGGTCCTGAAGCTCACGAACGCCCCGAAGGGGCTGAAGCCGCTGCCCCTCGGCAACTCCGACCAGGTGGCGGTCGGCGACTCGACGATCGCGATCGGCGCGCCCTTCGGTCTGTCGAACACGGTGACGACGGGCATCATCAGCGCCAAGAACCGCCCGGTCGCCTCGGGCGACGGCTCGGGCGGCGGCAACTCGTACATGAGCGCCCTGCAGACCGACGCCTCGATCAACCCGGGCAACTCCGGCGGCCCGCTGCTCGACGCGAGCGGCGCGGTGATCGGCATCAACTCGGCCATCCAGTCCACCGGGAACGGCTTCGGCCAGTCCCAGGCGGGCTCGATCGGCCTCGGCTTCGCGATCCCGGTCAACCAGGCGAAGAACGTGGCACAGCAGCTGATCAAGACGGGCAAGCCGGTCTACCCGGTGATCGGCGCGACCGTGAACATGACCGAGCAGGGCGAGGGCGCGACGATCGCGGCCCAGGGATCCGGCGGCACCGCCTCGGTCACCCCGAACGGCCCGGCGGCGAAGGCCGGCCTCAAGGCCGGGGACGTGATCACGGGCTTCGGCGGCCACGCGATCGACAGCGGCCCCGCGCTCATCAGCGAGATCTGGACCCACAAGCCGGGCGACTCGGTCAAGATCACCTACGAGCGCGACGGCAAGACGGCCACGGCCACCGTCACCCTGGGCGAACGCACGGGCGACAGCTGA
- a CDS encoding glycerophosphodiester phosphodiesterase, translating into MTHARQHPNSGPVQVVAHRGASEDAPEHTLAAYVKAIEDGADALECDVRLTADGHLVCVHDRRVNRTSNGRGAVSALELADLAALDFGVWKEREERGEASESPDWGDPEYTSVLTLERLLELVSDAGRRVELAIETKHPTRWAGQVEERLLQLLKRFGLDAPASSDDSPVRVMSFSARSLHRIAAASPTLPTVSLTQFVTPRLRDGRLPAGARVAGPSIRIVRHHPAVILRLQKAGHQVHVWTVDEPEDVELCVRLGVDAIITNRPKQVLAQLGRD; encoded by the coding sequence GTGACTCACGCACGGCAGCACCCGAACAGCGGACCCGTCCAGGTCGTCGCCCACCGCGGAGCCTCCGAGGACGCCCCGGAACACACCCTGGCCGCCTATGTGAAGGCCATCGAGGACGGCGCCGACGCCCTGGAGTGCGACGTCCGGCTCACCGCCGACGGCCACCTCGTCTGCGTCCACGACCGACGCGTCAACCGTACGTCGAACGGTCGCGGTGCCGTCTCCGCCCTCGAGCTCGCCGACCTCGCCGCGCTCGACTTCGGCGTCTGGAAGGAACGCGAGGAACGCGGCGAAGCCTCCGAGAGCCCCGACTGGGGAGACCCCGAGTACACCTCCGTCCTCACCCTGGAGCGCCTCCTGGAGCTCGTCTCCGACGCCGGGCGCCGGGTCGAGCTGGCCATCGAGACCAAGCACCCCACCCGCTGGGCGGGCCAGGTCGAGGAGCGGCTCCTCCAGCTCCTGAAGCGGTTCGGACTCGACGCCCCGGCCTCCAGCGACGACTCTCCCGTGCGGGTCATGAGCTTCTCGGCCCGTTCCCTGCACCGGATCGCCGCCGCCTCGCCGACTCTGCCGACCGTCTCCCTCACCCAGTTCGTCACCCCGCGGCTGCGCGACGGACGCCTCCCCGCGGGCGCGCGCGTGGCGGGCCCCTCGATCCGGATCGTCCGGCACCACCCCGCCGTGATCCTGCGGCTCCAGAAGGCCGGGCACCAGGTCCACGTCTGGACGGTGGACGAGCCCGAGGACGTCGAGCTGTGCGTACGCCTGGGTGTGGACGCGATCATCACCAACCGTCCCAAGCAGGTGCTCGCGCAGCTGGGCCGCGACTGA
- a CDS encoding ATP-binding protein, whose translation MRHATRVGRFPVQSSGASTRWRGAKEVSGVALVVAQEVPTSSSMAVPHGPAGVGEARHRMRDELYRSGVSESVVDDAVLILSELLSNACRYGRPLGRAERGEGDVLAAWRVDPAGGLRVEVTDGGGPTRPVPSTPSVTARGGRGLNIISALAQDWGVRDSATGEVTVWVVVTEGHRREDFAARVGGGSGFDFLDTYDDLD comes from the coding sequence GTGCGACACGCCACGCGCGTTGGCCGGTTTCCGGTCCAGTCCAGTGGGGCATCCACACGGTGGCGTGGGGCAAAGGAGGTCTCGGGGGTGGCGTTGGTGGTGGCACAGGAGGTGCCCACGTCGTCGAGCATGGCCGTACCCCATGGCCCTGCGGGCGTGGGTGAGGCGCGACACCGGATGCGGGACGAGCTGTACCGCAGCGGGGTGTCCGAATCGGTCGTCGACGACGCGGTACTGATCCTTTCGGAGCTGCTCAGCAATGCCTGTCGTTACGGCAGGCCGCTGGGACGGGCGGAACGGGGCGAGGGCGATGTCCTGGCGGCCTGGCGGGTCGACCCGGCGGGTGGTCTGCGGGTCGAGGTGACGGACGGCGGTGGTCCCACAAGACCCGTGCCGTCCACACCCTCGGTCACCGCACGCGGCGGACGCGGGCTGAACATCATCAGCGCGCTGGCCCAGGACTGGGGCGTACGGGACAGCGCGACCGGTGAGGTCACGGTCTGGGTCGTGGTCACCGAGGGGCACCGCCGCGAGGACTTCGCGGCGCGCGTCGGCGGCGGCTCGGGCTTCGACTTCCTCGATACGTACGACGATCTGGACTGA